Proteins encoded by one window of Rutidosis leptorrhynchoides isolate AG116_Rl617_1_P2 chromosome 7, CSIRO_AGI_Rlap_v1, whole genome shotgun sequence:
- the LOC139859717 gene encoding protein FAR1-RELATED SEQUENCE 5-like, with translation MASSSICASDSTSRVEGSTSVAASSGSGAVVEQVDISSIIRESVDGSQEYLPVVPDHLKPVVGTLFQSYDACQLFYESYGDAGGFDTKRSSQNRNATGIVTYKLFRCNRSGTFTHLAYDSLVDFNLPIIKDSVEGDVECDVEGDSECDVDCNGESNVELSKADKRKKRKKENKPLIRKVSTIKTGCSASLRCKLVGDKVMILKFYEGHNHKLVYVGNRQQMKIKRRIGLDDAQMLFDLNTKSNVGVTKAYNIISDLNGGFSLVGPSSVDFQNFRRDMNRYVGESDAHIFIENLLRKQEVLPNFTCEYKCGNDGSLLGVFWSDYVSKVNYQEFGDIVSFDATYKTNKYKMVFVPLTGIDNHKKLVCFGAALLTGESIDSFNWFLDCFLKTFGYEPSLVVTDHDLTMKEVSHELYDTPNFRDRMNLIFWNQQQTPEKFETRWKSLIDDYKLHEVRWFNDMYKIKEMFEAAMERQRHTNRLLEYEMENKLVKLATTLPIEKHARDIYTPSVFLLVQDEICRSSSSCYQTNSRVEGDKLICVIQEKFPEPRPKWDYHVEFNEKTFECDCSCLLFVREGRLCHHVFVVYFINEIHAIHDRYNLKRWSKGASEVFNSIASELNPFVASYRVKKELLNKFRKALFFLKDDTEKLELLRDKFDVFISEFFNPDDDTAPSTFATIEQLYGFPRPALANVHGPKGMCNKGERSNKGESSNKRYLPAAERNGKKRRACKKCGILGHNRRSCDKRNAGKQKMKLVDEEDEDDEDDEDYDSMDEQHEEVGESQD, from the exons AAGTGTTGATGGTTCACAAGAATATTTACCTGTTGTTCCTGATCATTTGAAACCTGTTGTTGGTACTTTATTTCAATCGTATGATGCATGTCAGTTGTTTTATGAGTCTTATGGCGATGCTGGTGGATTTGATACTAAAAGATCTTCACAAAATAGAAATGCAACTGGGATTGTTACTTACAAGCTTTTTAGGTGTAATAGATCCGGTACTTTTACGCATCTCGCCTATGATTCTCTTGTAGATTTTAATCTACCTATCATTAAAGATTCAGTTGAAGGTGATGTAGAATGTGATGTTGAAGGTGACTCAGAATGTGATGTTGATTGTAATGGTGAATCTAATGTTGAACTTTCTAAAGCTGATAAAAGGAAGAAAAGAAAGAAGGAAAATAAACCTCTTATTCGTAAAGTTTCCACAATCAAGACTGGTTGTTCTGCATCTCTTAGATGTAAGTTAGTTGGTGATAAGGTGATGATTTTGAAGTTCTATGAAGGTCACAATCATAAGTTAGTTTATGTAGGTAATAGACAGCAAATGAAGATAAAAAGAAGGATTGGTTTAGACGACGCGCAAATGTTGTTTGATTTAAATACTAAATCTAATGTTGGTGTTACGAAAGCTTATAACATTATTTCAGATCTAAATGGTGGTTTTAGTCTGGTTGGTCCTTCTTCTGTTGATTTTCAAAACTTTAGGCGTGACATGAATCGGTATGTAGGTGAAAGTGATGCACACATTTTTATAGAGAATCTTCTTCGGAAGCAAGAAGTTTTACCAAACTTCACTTGTGAATATAAATGTGGTAATGACGGTTCTTTACTTGGAGTATTCTGGTCTGATTATGTCTCTAAAGTTAATTATCAAGAGTTTGGTGATATCGTGTCTTTTGATGCAACTTACAAGACTAACAA GTACAAGATGGTGTTTGTTCCTCTTACTGGAATTGATAATCATAAGAAACTGGTGTGTTTTGGTGCTGCTCTACTTACTGGTGAAAGTATTGATTCATTCAACTGGTTTCTAGACTGTTTCTTGAAAACTTTTGGGTATGAACCTTCATTAGTTGTCACCGATCATGATCTGACAATGAAAGAG GTTAGCCACGAATTGTATGATACTCCTAATTTTAGGGATCGTATGAATTTAATTTTCTGGAATCAGCAACAAACACCTGAAAAGTTTGAGACTCGTTGGAAATCATTGATTGATGACTATAAATTGCATGAAGTTAGATGGTTCAATGACATGTACAAAATTAAAGAAAT GTTTGAGGCAGCAATGGAAAGGCAAAGACATACTAATCGTCTTCTTGAATATGAAATGGAGAACAAATTGGTTAAACTTGCAACAACTCTGCCCATTGAGAAACATGCTAGGGATATATATACCCCTAGTGTTTTTTTACTTGTTCAAGATGAAATCTGCAGATCTTCCTCTTCATGCTATCAAACAAATTCTAGAGTTGAAGGAGATAAGCTAATTTGCGTGATTCAAGAAAAGTTTCCTGAACCACGTCCAAAGTGGGATTACCAT GTTGAATTTAATGAGAAGACATTTGAATGTGATTGCTCGTGTTTGTTGTTTGTACGTGAAGGACGTTTGTGTCATcatgttttcgttgtttatttcatAAATGAAATTCATGCTATTCATGATCGATATAATCTGAAGAGATGGTCAAAGGGAGCGTCTGAAGTATTCAATTCCATAGCTTCCGAGTTAAATCCGTTTGTTGCATCTTATAGGGTTAAGAAAGAGCTGCTCAATAAATTTAGAAAAGCACTCTTTTTCTTGAAGGATGATACTGAAAAACTTGAGCTGTTAAGAGACAAGTTTGATGTGTTTATTAGTGAATTTTTTAATCCGGATGATGATACAGCACCTTCTACATTTGCTACAATTGAGCAGTTGTATGGTTTCCCTAGGCCTGCTCTTGCTAATGTTCATGGTCCAAAGGGCATGTGTAACAAAGGTGAGAGAAGTAACAAAGGTGAGAGTAGTAACAAGAGATACTTACCTGCTGCTGAGAGAAATGGTAAGAAGAGAAGGGCATGCAAAAAATGTGGTATTCTTGGTCATAATAGGAGAAGTTGTGACAAAAGAAACGCTGGTAAACAAAAGATGAAGCTTGttgatgaagaggatgaagatgatgaagatgatgaagactatgACTCGATGGATGAACAACATGAAGAAGTTGGTGAATCTCAAGATTGA